One region of Epilithonimonas zeae genomic DNA includes:
- the araA gene encoding L-arabinose isomerase, which translates to MLTPLNTKEIWFITGSQHLYGPETLAQVAEHSAKIVEAFNASSQIPVKVVLKPTVKTTEEIFETLTAANFAKDCIGIVTWMHTFSPAKMWIRGLTALQKPMLHLHTQFNQDIPWSTMDMDFMNLNQAAHGDREFGFMVSRLRKNRKVVVGHWAEERVQKQIGEWSRVAAGWDDWQGAKFARFGDNMRFVAVTDGDKVEAETKFGFSVNTWGIGDLVSVVNSIGDGEIKTLIEEYEASYKMAESLLSGGSNRKSLEVAARIELGLEKFLKDGNFKGFSDTFEDLHGLEQLPGIAVQRLMEKGYGFAGEGDWKTAALVRAMKTMGQGLEGGNAFMEDYTYHLNPSNPSILGSHMLEVDPVLAIDKPSCEIHPLGIGGKADPVRLVFNSRGNIDSLNAALMDFGNHFRLLINKTKALEITEELPKLPVARVLWKPLPDLYTAAEAWILAGGAHHTCYSENISVEQLEDFAEIAGIESLVIDEDTKIRDFKNTLRWNEIYYR; encoded by the coding sequence ATGTTAACACCTCTCAATACGAAAGAAATCTGGTTCATCACCGGAAGCCAGCATTTATACGGTCCTGAAACATTAGCGCAGGTTGCGGAACATTCAGCGAAAATCGTAGAAGCGTTCAATGCTTCGTCTCAAATTCCTGTTAAAGTGGTTTTGAAGCCAACCGTAAAAACAACAGAAGAAATTTTTGAAACACTTACCGCTGCCAACTTTGCAAAAGACTGCATCGGAATCGTAACCTGGATGCACACGTTTTCACCCGCAAAAATGTGGATTCGTGGACTGACCGCTTTACAAAAGCCAATGTTGCATCTTCACACGCAGTTCAACCAGGATATTCCTTGGTCTACAATGGATATGGACTTTATGAACCTGAATCAGGCTGCGCACGGCGACCGTGAATTCGGATTTATGGTAAGCCGTCTTCGCAAAAACAGAAAAGTAGTTGTAGGACATTGGGCTGAAGAAAGAGTTCAGAAACAGATTGGAGAATGGAGTAGAGTTGCCGCAGGTTGGGATGATTGGCAAGGTGCGAAGTTCGCCCGTTTTGGTGATAATATGAGATTTGTAGCGGTTACGGATGGTGATAAAGTGGAAGCGGAAACCAAATTTGGATTTTCAGTAAACACTTGGGGAATCGGAGATTTGGTGAGCGTTGTCAATTCAATTGGTGATGGTGAAATCAAAACCTTAATTGAAGAATATGAAGCTTCATACAAAATGGCAGAATCTCTTCTTTCCGGAGGTTCAAACAGAAAATCTCTGGAAGTTGCCGCAAGAATCGAATTAGGTTTGGAAAAATTCCTGAAAGATGGAAATTTCAAAGGTTTTTCCGATACTTTCGAAGACCTTCACGGCTTGGAACAATTACCTGGAATTGCCGTTCAGAGATTGATGGAAAAAGGTTATGGATTTGCCGGAGAAGGCGACTGGAAAACTGCCGCTTTGGTTCGTGCGATGAAAACAATGGGACAAGGTCTTGAAGGTGGAAATGCCTTTATGGAAGATTATACTTATCATTTAAATCCTTCAAATCCTTCAATTCTAGGTTCACATATGTTGGAAGTTGACCCTGTTTTGGCGATTGACAAACCTTCTTGTGAAATTCATCCATTGGGAATTGGCGGAAAAGCTGACCCGGTTCGTCTGGTTTTCAATTCGAGAGGAAATATCGATTCTTTAAATGCCGCTTTGATGGATTTCGGAAATCATTTCAGACTGTTAATCAACAAAACAAAAGCGTTGGAAATTACCGAAGAATTGCCAAAACTTCCGGTTGCGAGAGTCCTTTGGAAGCCGCTTCCTGACCTGTACACGGCAGCTGAAGCGTGGATTTTGGCAGGTGGAGCGCATCACACGTGTTACAGTGAGAACATCAGCGTAGAACAATTGGAAGATTTTGCAGAGATTGCAGGTATCGAATCGCTTGTTATTGATGAAGATACGAAAATCCGTGATTTTAAGAACACACTTCGCTGGAATGAAATATATTATCGTTAA
- a CDS encoding L-ribulose-5-phosphate 4-epimerase — MSIYKELKRECYEANMQLDALKLVVYTFGNVSAVDRDKGIFAIKPSGVPYELLKPEDIVILDYDANVVEGNLRPSSDTKTHAYLYKNWENIGGISHTHAIYSVAWAQSQLDIPIFGTTHADHLTTDIPCAPPMHDDLIEGNYEYNTGIQILDCFKEKNLSYEEVEMVLIGNHGPFTWGKNADKAVYNSKVLETIAEMAYLTRQINPNVPRLKDSLIKKHYERKHGKNAYYGQ; from the coding sequence ATGAGCATCTATAAAGAATTAAAACGAGAATGTTACGAAGCCAATATGCAACTCGATGCATTAAAGCTGGTCGTTTACACATTCGGAAACGTAAGCGCTGTCGACCGTGACAAAGGAATCTTTGCCATCAAGCCGAGCGGTGTTCCTTACGAATTATTGAAACCGGAAGACATCGTAATTTTAGATTACGATGCCAATGTGGTGGAAGGAAATTTAAGACCATCTTCCGACACCAAAACCCACGCTTATCTTTATAAAAACTGGGAAAACATCGGTGGGATTTCACACACGCACGCTATCTATTCCGTAGCTTGGGCACAGTCGCAACTGGACATCCCGATTTTCGGAACGACCCACGCAGACCATCTGACAACAGATATTCCTTGTGCACCGCCGATGCACGATGATTTAATCGAGGGCAATTACGAATACAACACCGGAATCCAGATTCTGGATTGCTTTAAAGAAAAGAACTTGTCTTACGAAGAAGTAGAAATGGTGCTCATCGGAAATCACGGACCGTTCACTTGGGGAAAAAATGCAGACAAAGCGGTTTACAACAGCAAAGTCCTCGAAACCATCGCCGAGATGGCTTATCTCACAAGACAAATCAATCCTAATGTTCCCCGTTTGAAAGATTCATTAATCAAAAAACATTACGAAAGAAAACACGGCAAAAATGCCTATTACGGACAATAA
- a CDS encoding ribulokinase: protein MKKYVIGLDYGTDSVRAVLIDTENGAELATSVSYYQRWKEGKFCKPEENQFRQHPLDHIEGLEKTISTVVKESGVAPENIFSICIDTTGSSPLPVNKDGIALSLLPEFSENPNAMMVLWKDHTSINEAEEINHLVRNWGGEDYTKFEGGIYSSEWFWAKILHINREDEAVKNVAYSWMEHCDYLTFLLSDNQDLATFKRSRCAAGHKAMWHESWDGLPSKEFLGQLDSSLAELRDRLYDKTYTSDEVAGNLNEEWATKLGLTANTVIAVGTFDAHSGAVGAKVEENTLIRIMGTSTCDIMVAPNEIIGDKTVKGICGQVDGSVIPGLMGLEAGQSAFGDVLAWYKDILTWPTHHIVMNSNVIDENQKQLLKEEIENNLIRNLTLEAEKIPLSEVVPVALDWINGRRTPDANQELKMAISNLSLGTKAPHIFKALVNAICFGAKKIVDRFEEEGVKIEKVIGIGGVARKSPFIMQTLANVLNMPIVVAASDQAPALGAAIYAAVAAGIYPTVQEASQKMGSDFEAEYFPQAEKVEKYAEFMKQYQILADFTENNIKSKKKLIAESL, encoded by the coding sequence ATGAAAAAGTACGTTATCGGCTTAGACTACGGAACAGACTCTGTTCGTGCCGTTTTGATTGATACGGAAAATGGGGCAGAACTGGCAACTTCCGTAAGCTATTACCAAAGATGGAAAGAAGGAAAATTCTGCAAGCCGGAAGAAAATCAATTTCGTCAGCATCCGCTCGACCATATCGAAGGGTTGGAAAAAACCATTTCAACTGTTGTGAAAGAAAGTGGCGTTGCGCCGGAAAATATCTTCAGCATTTGTATTGATACGACAGGTTCGTCACCGCTTCCTGTGAATAAGGATGGAATTGCCTTGTCACTTTTGCCTGAATTTTCAGAAAATCCCAACGCAATGATGGTGTTATGGAAAGACCATACATCCATCAACGAAGCTGAAGAAATCAACCATCTGGTAAGAAACTGGGGCGGCGAAGATTATACAAAATTTGAAGGCGGAATCTATTCTTCCGAATGGTTTTGGGCAAAAATTCTTCACATCAACAGAGAAGATGAAGCCGTAAAAAACGTGGCTTATAGCTGGATGGAACATTGCGATTACCTTACCTTTTTACTTTCCGATAATCAGGATTTAGCAACATTTAAAAGAAGTCGTTGTGCAGCGGGTCACAAAGCAATGTGGCACGAATCGTGGGATGGACTTCCTTCCAAAGAATTTCTCGGTCAGCTGGATTCTTCACTGGCAGAACTTCGTGATAGGCTGTACGATAAAACCTATACTTCCGATGAAGTTGCCGGAAATCTGAATGAAGAATGGGCAACAAAATTAGGCTTGACGGCCAATACGGTAATTGCTGTCGGAACTTTCGATGCTCATTCCGGAGCGGTTGGTGCAAAAGTGGAGGAAAATACGCTGATCAGAATTATGGGAACGTCAACTTGCGATATTATGGTGGCTCCCAACGAAATCATTGGCGACAAAACAGTTAAAGGAATCTGCGGACAGGTCGATGGTTCCGTGATTCCGGGATTGATGGGATTAGAAGCGGGGCAATCTGCATTTGGTGATGTTTTGGCGTGGTACAAAGATATTCTGACTTGGCCGACACACCATATTGTGATGAATTCCAATGTCATTGACGAAAATCAAAAACAGTTGCTGAAAGAAGAAATAGAAAACAATCTTATTCGCAATCTCACTTTGGAAGCGGAAAAAATTCCACTTTCGGAGGTGGTTCCGGTTGCCTTGGATTGGATTAACGGACGAAGAACACCAGATGCCAATCAGGAACTGAAAATGGCGATCAGCAACCTTTCCTTGGGGACAAAAGCACCGCATATTTTCAAAGCTTTGGTAAATGCGATTTGCTTTGGAGCCAAAAAAATCGTCGACCGTTTCGAAGAAGAAGGCGTAAAAATCGAAAAAGTAATCGGAATTGGTGGCGTTGCCAGAAAATCACCGTTCATAATGCAGACTTTGGCCAATGTTCTTAATATGCCGATTGTAGTGGCAGCTTCAGACCAGGCTCCGGCTTTGGGCGCAGCTATTTATGCGGCTGTTGCAGCGGGAATTTACCCGACTGTTCAGGAAGCGAGCCAGAAAATGGGTTCCGATTTCGAAGCAGAATATTTCCCACAAGCAGAAAAGGTAGAAAAATATGCAGAATTTATGAAACAATATCAGATTCTCGCAGATTTCACAGAAAATAATATCAAATCAAAGAAAAAGTTGATAGCTGAAAGTTTATAG